From one Lolium rigidum isolate FL_2022 chromosome 4, APGP_CSIRO_Lrig_0.1, whole genome shotgun sequence genomic stretch:
- the LOC124708278 gene encoding F-box protein At5g07610-like, with translation MRKKQKQEDEQEQQPLGSLPEGPLVEILSRVPYRSLCRFKCVSKPWLALCSDPQVRKRCPQTLTGFFHHCPLGRLGVNFRNLSGRGPPMVDPSLPFLRKSYELVDPGHCCGGLILCRCWKSVHPGNNGYNLVVCNPATEKWTELPPCPVEWTDEDDQYLGFDPASPSRFVVFLHLFDSTQVTIYSSDTGRWTVLQSSWINQLFTVSGYWECVFMKGTMHLSTIKGSIVTVDTEGKVWKEIDIPGNGPTRIQCFSIGLSQGHLYAWCIDDPNVFRLSVWVLEDYDRAKWTLKHSVNILELFGRHCRKDGESYEMFAIHPDRNLIFLTNRKKTISYDMDNREVHDMDIAKPLWLVQPYIPCFADCPSDGH, from the coding sequence ATgaggaagaagcagaagcaggaggacgagcaggagcagcagccatTGGGGAGCCTCCCCGAGGGGCCGCTCGTCGAGATCCTGTCTCGGGTGCCCTACAGGTCGCTCTGCCGCTTCAAATGCGTGTCCAAACCATGGCTTGCCCTGTGCTCCGACCCCCAAGTCCGCAAGAGGTGTCCTCAGACCCTGACCGGCTTCTTCCACCACTGCCCACTCGGCAGGCTGGGTGTAAACTTCCGCAATTTGTCTGGGAGAGGCCCGCCTATGGTCGACCCCTCTCTCCCTTTCTTGCGCAAGAGCTATGAACTTGTCGACCCCGGACATTGCTGCGGTGGCCTTATCCTCTGTAGATGCTGGAAATCAGTTCATCCCGGTAATAATGGGTATAATCTTGTTGTGTGCAATCCTGCGACTGAGAAGTGGACCGAGTTGCCTCCTTGTCCTGTAGAATGGACAGACGAAGATGACCAGTATCTGGGTTTCGACCCAGCCAGCCCCTCCCGTTTCGTGGTATTCTTGCACCTTTTTGACTCGACACAAGTGACCATCTATTCATCAGACACTGGAAGGTGGACTGTGCTGCAGAGCAGCTGGATTAACCAACTCTTTACCGTCTCCGGTTATTGGGAATGTGTCTTCATGAAGGGCACTATGCATTTGAGTACCATTAAAGGTTCAATAGTCACAGTGGACACAGAGGGGAAGGTTTGGAAGGAAATTGATATTCCAGGCAACGGGCCAACGAGAATACAGTGTTTTTCCATTGGACTGTCTCAGGGACACTTGTATGCTTGGTGTATAGATGATCCTAATGTTTTCCGACTCTCTGTTTGGGTTCTTGAGGATTATGATAGAGCAAAGTGGACCTTGAAGCATAGTGTTAACATTTTGGAGCTGTTTGGGAGGCATTGCCGCAAAGATGGCGAGTCCTATGAGATGTTCGCAATTCATCCAGATCGTAATTTGATTTTCCTTACTAACAGGAAGAAGACTATCTCATATGATATGGATAACCGGGAAGTGCATGATATGGACATTGCTAAACCATTATGGCTTGTTCAACCTTATATTCCCTGTTTTGCGGACTGCCCGTCAGATGGTCACTGA
- the LOC124646873 gene encoding uncharacterized protein LOC124646873, which translates to MEEADRAWEEALMRLEAEDGAAAAAMAMAAAPQVGGSSTEEDTGCTLAVKLEHSVEAIQVTAQEALVESGEAAESADLNMCHAANGGLSNQQLNGEPFYSSDVHCAVIFMADDNHELQQQGECVPKTEAEVSAPSVSGRPDVPLDGNADHVGQVSGDPVTCGVTGGGLWNDAPSGGGSESKSSGCVYDMVGKAPEPSQCEEAGYNDSFSDSVKFDIQQLPHDMGSMLFKEDVKCELEKDVLLPKIEAEVSSPAHQDSAPSTFGSSLAVPLDGKAGEVGEISDHKTGMEKVACFSSGGGTLSRHKGFPKEEALGDEIQFSRMDGCRKNRGLGHQDSSAVELTCPNHLPLELNACKSVVRKPCSVVFVQNGNDGELENQKSESSSVPRRRNPRRSASARNPTLEKHDQIYKGSNSAFKSKKVESPCSLVESTMIKFPNKTTKLRSGINRPLKSTAWGSLQKLTGGFGQNCEPSTSSSHLISLENERSHKRSVKKEQPSIRRTRSSRGSKNKFSPLSAIGFASDESNGQPTFSVTTGTYASSEGYIGNFPRLDHHALVNGSDDAHETAQCMSIQTGLQQLNRCLESTQETCPAYMCGDFAKSTSEPSLNIAGVGFSPDSVLDVASATCENNASANHDAKLRANPSYPAALTENGLHASSLSTSDSGKNHASSSTDLEQWVHTVRGDENTRNEDIKPSRTILGYIGEGKVQVLEKSNAARKSKKVGKQELQKKDGMKGKNIKDRGSTKINLKLRAFSDDSYSLVSSAPPNSGSCFEVLTSASQGISVHEHDSIQNKQSNRSPATEFSVENSAIISAGIPRNYACIADGASVPQQPRAAWVCCDDCQKWRCIPTDLADIIGKTNSRWTCKGNQDMSFADCSIPQEKTNAEINAELDLSDASADEADNGGSNSKASKAPSWTHARINSFLHRNRRNQSVDESMVCNCKPPQDGRMGCRDGCLNRMLNIECEKRTCPCGEQCSNQQFQRRSYAKISWFHSGKKGYGLQLQEEVSEGRFLIEYVGEVLDVKAYESRQSYYASKGQKHFYFMTLNGGEVIDACTKGNLGRFINHSCSPNCRTEKWMVNGEVCIGIFAMRNIKKGEELTFDYNYVRVSGAAPQKCFCGTAKCRGYIGGDISGSSIIVQDDAEAQHFEPMITYKDAQEMLGDAYYSHGANPNIAEHETSMQQEDSNNGPPATPDLEPHQQTSPILSDTSEPDNSIEAWSPQDAEDVTRTPVHVSRTIESSLQQFPVHATQPLEFLVKTPNTVEELLAPNVVNRSTPSSDLGSSLVPGSHAKKKNSLKQHRNVKPPCPINIEHTLGVEGRLNSLLDQDGGISRRKDSINEYLRLLFMTAADGDAGGTSKSIRDLALILDALLQTKSGAVLLGIINMNGLQMLHNILKQNRDHFLRRPIIRKLLKVLEFLALRGILTAEKINVGPRFNGMESFRDSMLKLTRHSDRHIHSIARKFCDEWILPHMGGPANCSTHSYSSRRKRKSRWDYQPESHYRMDWLQIAKVYSGHGEGNWTFSHNDVPVMGSSTDGADDDVPPGFEPQQELQPAQASLDRGVAPGFCQQRCLPNMSISYGIPIAIVQHLGTPEVEGTQCGKKWKVAPGVPFNPFPPLPTYPRWSPWPPSTSSTQTSPQWSPWPPSTSSTQMSHHDGASTMKPNSSGFQGRGADRGGRVHRNCRNGERSRSPYDNRGRRFPSNHHRLER; encoded by the exons ATGGAGGAGGCCGACcgcgcctgggaggaggcccttaTGCGCCTGGAGGCGGAGGATGGTGCTGCGGCtgcggccatggccatggccgccgCTCCTCAAGTGGGCGGCTCTTCCACGGAGGAAGACACCGGATGCACCCTTGCTGTCAAATTGGAGCACTCTGTTGAGGCTATTCAAGTTACTGCTCAGGAGGCGCTTGTGGAATCAGGGGAAGCTGCTGAATCTGCCGATTTGAACATGTGCCACGCTGCCAATGGTGGGCTGTCGAATCAGCAGCTAAACGGTGAACCATTCTACTCCAGTGATGTGCACTGCGCCGTGATATTTATGGCAGATGATAATCATGAGCTGCAACAGCAAGGTGAATGCGTACCGAAAACTGAAGCAGAGGTCTCAGCTCCTTCCGTTTCTGGGCGCCCAGATGTTCCTTTAGACGGTAATGCAGATCATGTTGGTCAAGTATCTGGTGATCCAGTGACATGCGGTGTCACCGGTGGTGGGTTGTGGAACGATGCCCCGTCTGGTGGAGGATCTGAGTCCAAGAGTTCTGGATGCGTCTATGACATGGTGGGCAAAGCACCAGAACCGAGTCAGTGCGAGGAGGCTGGTTATAATGACAGTTTTTCAGATTCAGTCAAGTTTGATATCCAGCAGCTGCCACATGACATGGGTTCCATGCTTTTCAAGGAAGATGTCAAGTGTGAGCTGGAAAAGGATGTTTTGCTGCCAAAAATTGAAGCTGAGGTCTCTAGTCCTGCGCACCAAGATTCAGCTCCTTCAACTTTTGGGAGTAGCCTTGCTGTTCCTTTAGATGGCAAGGCTGGTGAGGTCGGTGAAATATCTGATCACAAAACAGGCATGGAGAAAGTGGCTTGCTTCTCATCGGGAGGAGGTACGCTGTCACGTCATAAAGGATTTCCGAAGGAGGAGGCTCTTGGAGACGAGATTCAGTTTTCCAGGATGGATGGATGTCGTAAGAATAGGGGCTTGGGCCATCAGGATTCTTCTGCTGTCGAATTGACTTGTCCAAATCATTTGCCACTAGAGCTCAATGCATGTAAATCTGTCGTTCGCAAACCTTGCTCTGTTGTCTTTGTCCAAAATGGTAATGATGGAGAATTGGAGAATCAAAAGTCAGAATCATCAAGTGTCCCCAGGCGTAGGAATCCAAGAAGATCTGCCTCAGCAAGGAATCCCACTCTTGAGAAACATGATCAAATATACAAAGGAAGCAATAGTGCATTCAAATCTAAGAAGGTCGAGAGCCCATGCTCATTAGTTGAAAGCACCATGATTAAGTTCCCAAACAAAACCActaagttaagaagtggcatcaacAGACCACTGAAATCTACTGCCTGGGGCAGTCTACAGAAGCTAACAGGAGGTTTTGGCCAGAACTGCGAACCTTCTACGTCTAGTTCTCACCTGATCTCCCTTGAAAACGAAAGATCACATAAAAGATCCGTGAAGAAAGAGCAGCCAAGTATTCGGAGGACTCGGAGTTCAAGAGGTTCAAAAAATAAGTTCTCTCCCTTGTCTGCTATTGGATTTGCATCGGATGAATCGAATGGCCAACCTACCTTTTCAGTTACAACTGGTACTTATGCCTCCTCAGAAGGTTACATAGGAAACTTTCCAAGATTGGATCATCATGCATTGGTCAATGGTTCTGATGATGCTCACGAAACTGCACAATGCATGTCTATCCAGACTGGCTTGCAGCAGTTAAACAGGTGCTTGGAGAGTACTCAAGAAACATGCCCTGCATACATGTGTGGAGACTTTGCTAAATCAACTTCTGAACCTTCTCTGAATATTGCTGGTGTTGGATTTTCACCTGACTCTGTTTTGGATGTAGCTTCTGCTACATGTGAAAACAATGCTTCTGCAAACCATGATGCTAAACTGCGTGCAAACCCATCATATCCTGCTGCATTGACCGAAAATGGTCTTCATGCATCTTCTTTGTCTACCTCTGACTCTGGAAAAAATCATGCTTCGTCATCAACAGATTTGGAGCAGTGGGTCCATACTGTGAGGGGGGATGAGAACACAAGAAATGAAGACATTAAGCCATCTCGCACCATATTAGGTTATATTGGTGAAGGAAAAGTGCAAGTCTTAGAGAAGTCCAATGCAGCGAGGAAAAGTAAAAAAGTGGGAAAGCAAGAACTGCAGAAGAAAGATGGAATGAAGGGAAAGAACATAAAAGACAGAGGTTCCACCAAAATTAATTTAAAACTCAGGGCCTTCTCTGATGATTCATATTCACTTGTTTCATCAGCTCCCCCAAATTCCGGTTCTTGTTTCGAGGTCCTAACTTCTGCTTCACAGGGTATCAGTGTGCATGAACATGACAGTATACAGAATAAACAGA GTAACCGTAGTCCAGCTACTGAATTTTCAGTCGAGAACTCTGCCATTATATCTGCTGGAATACCTAGAAATTATGCTTGCATAGCAGATGGGGCATCTGTGCCACAACAACCACGTGCTGCATGGGTATGTTGTGATGATTGCCAAAAGTGGCGCTGCATACCAACTGACTTGGCAGATATCATTGGAAAAACAAATTCCAGATG GACTTGCAAGGGCAACCAAGACATGTCATTTGCTGATTGTTCGATACCACAAGAGAAGACAAACGCTGAGATCAATGCTGAGCTGGATCTTTCAGACGCTTCTGCTGATGAAGCTGACAATGGTGGATCGAACTCAAAAG CTTCTAAAGCACCATCCTGGACACATGCTAGGATAAACTCATTTCTACATCGTAACCGGAGGAATCAATCTGTTGATGAG AGCATGGTATGCAACTGCAAGCCTCCTCAAGATGGCCGAATGGGCTGTAGAGATGGCTGTTTGAATAGAATGCTCAATATTGAATGCGAGAAACGTACATGCCCATGCGGGGAGCAATGTTCTAATCAGCAG TTTCAAAGGCGCAGCTATGCAAAAATTAGCTGGTTTCATTCAGGCAAGAAAGGCTATGGATTGCAGTTGCAAGAAGAAGTATCCGAAGGACGGTTCCTTATTGAATATGTTGGAGAG GTCCTTGATGTAAAGGCTTATGAATCCCGTCAAAGCTATTATGCTTCTAAGGGCCAGAAGCATTTCTACTTCATGACACTAAATGGAGGCGAG GTAATAGATGCCTGCACTAAGGGAAACTTGGGCCGGTTCATCAATCATAGCTGCAGTCCTAATTGTCGCACAGAAAAG TGGATGGTCAACGGAGAAGTTTGCATTGGAATTTTTGCTATGAGGAACATCAAAAAG GGTGAAGAATTAACGTTTGATTACAACTATGTCCGTGTATCTGGTGCTGCTCCTCAAAAATGTTTTTGCGGCACTGCCAAATGCCGGGGTTACATTGGCGGAGACATATCAGGGTCTAGTATCATTGTCCAAGATGATGCAGAAGCACAGCATTTTGAACCCATGATTACATACAAGGATGCTCAGGAAATGCTAGGAGATGCATATTACTCTCATGGTGCAAATCCAAACATTGCTGAGCATGAAACCTCCATGCAACAAGAAGACTCAAATAATGGCCCGCCTGCAACCCCAGATTTGGAACCTCACCAACAAACTTCGCCTATCTTATCTGACACTAGTGAGCCCGATAATTCCATAGAAGCATGGAGCCCACAGGATGCCGAAGATGTCACTCGTACACCTGTGCATGTTTCCCGAACTATAGAGAGTTCTTTGCAGCAGTTTCCAGTACATGCCACTCAGCCATTAGAGTTTTTGGTGAAGACTCCCAACACGGTTGAAGAACTTTTGGCTCCAAATGTGGTGAATAGATCAACACCTAGCTCTGATTTGGGGAGCAGCCTAGTACCTGGTTCCCATGCTAAGAAGAAAAACAGTTTGAAACAGCATAGAAATGTGAAACCACCATGTCCTATTAACATTGAGCATACTCTGGGAG TGGAAGGGAGACTAAACAGCCTGCTGGATCAAGATGGAGGTATCAGCAGGAGAAAA GATTCAATAAATGAATATTTGAGGCTTCTGTTTATGACCGCAGCGGACGGTGATGCTGGGGGCACATCTAAAAG TATAAGGGATCTTGCATTGATTCTTGATGCACTTCTACAAACAAAGTCAGGAGCCGTCCTCTTGGGTATCATCAACATGAATG gattgcaaatgcttcataatATATTGAAGCAGAATAGAGACCACTTTCTTCGAAGACCTATAATTCGAAAGCTTCTGAAG GTATTAGAGTTTCTAGCTTTGAGGGGAATCCTGACAGCTGAAAAAATAAATGTGGGTCCTCGATTTAATGGAATGGAAAG CTTCAGGGACTCGATGTTGAAGTTGACCCGGCATAGTGACAGACAT ATTCATTCTATTGCTCGAAAATTCTGTGATGAATGGATCCTTCCCCATATGGGTGGACCTGCAAACTGTTCTACACATTCATATTCCTCTAGAAGAAAACGCAAGAGCCGTTGGGATTATCAACCAGAAAGCCACTATAGAATGGACTGGTTACAAATTGCGAAAGTTTATTCTGGACATGGAGAA GGGAATTGGACCTTCAGTCATAATGATGTTCCTGTTATGGGAAGCTCAACAGATGGTGCAGATGATGATGTGCCTCCAGGGTTTGAGCCTCAACAGGAACTTCAGCCTGCACAAGCTTCTTTGGACCGTGGAGTTGCTCCAGGATTTTGCCAGCAGAGGTGTTTGCCTAacatgagtatttcatatggaattCCAATCGCAATAGTCCAGCACTTGGGAACTCCAGAAGTTGAAGGAACCCAGTGTGGTAAGAAATGGAAAGTTGCACCTGGTGTGCCTTTTAATCCTTTTCCACCATTGCCGACCTATCCTCGGTGGAGTCCTTGGCCTCCTTCCACTTCATCAACTCAGACGTCTCCTCAGTGGAGTCCTTGGCCTCCTTCCACTTCGTCAACTCAGATGTCTCATCATGATGGAGCATCCACCATGAAACCCAACAGTTCGGGATTCCAAGGAAGAGGTGCGGACAGAGGCGGAAGAGTACATAGGAATTGTCGGAATGGGGAAAGAAGTAGATCTCCGTATGATAACCGAGGAAGGAGATTCCCAAGCAATCATCATAGATTAGAAAGATGA